The DNA region CCAGGGGGTAGTTGTAGTTCTGTAAAGTAGCCTGAGGTTGACAACTAGAGGAGGGTCTCCATCTTTGAGTAGAGGGGCCACCACAGCAGACTGCCAAGACTTTGGAGACCTCCTTTGAGCCAATGGGGTTTGAGTAAGAGGTGTTAGGGGGTCAGTTATTGAGGATCTGATCTCTTTCAATAAGCCTACGTTCATACCAGAGTAAATGTGTGATTATCATTTAAAGCTCCTACATTTACCCTGTGCCATTTTGTTGAGCTCTCAAACTCTGTCATTAAATGTCCTAAAAGCTGATATTTTTTCTCCAGAGGTCAGCTGGAAACATCAGAGTTCTTCAATGATCAGTCCAAGCAGCATCAAACAGAGCTGGACTCCATATTTATGGTGTGTACATCATCATTTCCAGTGGAGCACATCTATCTAGATATCATGGTaaactgtttttcagtctgtctgATCAAACACAGGCTGTCCTCTAAACATTCAGATTGTCTTTGTGTTccagctgctggaggagaaCATTATCACCTTTGTGAAGAAGGAACTGAAGAGATTTCAGAAGGCTCTGAGTCAGGAGAACCCAGAACgtcacagtgaggatgaggaggtgtTGGTTGGTGAAGATGAagagcagaggagcagcagagaggctTTTGTGAAGATCACAGAGAACTTCCTGAGGAGAATGAAGCAGTACGAGCTGGCTGACTGTCTGAGGAACAGtaagtttttcaaagtaaaaaggAAACGTAGATTTAAgatgatggagagatgaagaggaggtttACATTTCCACACTCTGCTTTAATATTCTGCACATACCCACTGAACATCTGATGAGATTTTTGGATGAAACTGATGGAGGAAGAAGAACTGCACAGCCTCTCTTTTAGATTACAGCTTTTTGCAGGATCAGCTCATTCACATCATTTGTTGCTTGTTCTTTCAGGAATTTCTGCTTCAGTTTGCCAACATAAACTCAAGTCTAACCTGAAGGAGAAGttccagtgtgtgtttgaggggatGGCTAAAGCAGGAAACCCAACCCTTCTGAATCAGATCTACACAGAGCTCTACATCACCGAGGGAGGGACTGGAGAGGTCAACTATGAACACGAGGTCAGACAGATGGAAACAACATCCAGGAAAGCACACAGAGCAGAAACAAGCATCAGACAAGAAGACATCTTTAAAGCTCCACCTGGAAgagatgaaccaatcagaaGAGTGATGACGAAGGGCATGGCTGGCATTGGGAAAACAGTCTTAACCCAGAAGTTCAGTCTGGACTGGGCTGAAGGCAAAGCCAACCAGGACATCCAGTTCACATTTCCATTCActttcagagagctgaatgtgctgaaagagaaaaagttcAGCTTGGTGGAGCTCCTTCATCACTTCTTTACTGAAACCAAAGAAGCAGGACTCTGCAGGTTTGAAGACTTCCAGGTGGCGTTCATCTTTGACGGTCTGGACGAGTGTCGACTTCCTCTGGACTTCAACAAAACTCAAATCCTAACTGATGTCACAAAGTCCACCTCAGTGGATGTGCTGCTGACAAACCTCATCAGGGGGAACCTGCTTCCATCTGCTCGCCTCTGGATAACCAcacgacctgcagcagccaatcagatccctccTGGGTGTGTTGACATGgtgacagaggtcagagggttCACTGACCCTCAGAAGGAGGAGTACTTCAGGAAGAGATTCAGAGATGAGGAGCAGGCCAGCAGGATCATCTCCCACATCAAGACATCCCGAAGCCTCCACATCATGTGCCACATCCCggtcttctgctggatcactgctacAGTTCTGGAGGATCTGCTGAAGACCAGAGAGGGAGGACGGCTGCCCAAGACCCTGACTGAGATGTTCATCTACTTCCTGGTGGTTCAGTCCAAAGTGAAGAGCATCAAGTATGATGGAGGAGCTGAGACAGATCCACATTGGAGTCCAGACAGCAGGAAGATGATGGAGTCTCTGGGAAAACTGGCttttgagcagctgcagaaagggAACCTGATCTTCTATGAAACAGACCTGACAGAGTGTGGCATGGATATGAGAGCAGCCTCGGTGTACTCAGGAGTGTTCACACAGGtcttcagagaggagagaggactgTACCAGGACACGGTGTTCTGCTTCATCCATCTGAgtgttcaggagtttctggCTGCTCTTCATGTCCATCAGACCTTCATCAACTCTGGAGTCAATCTGATGGAAGAAGAACAAACAGCATCCAGATCTACAATGACACAGCTCTACCAGAGTGCTGTGGACCAGGCCTTACTGAGCCCAAATGGACACCTGGACTTGTTCCTCCGCTTCCTCCTGGGTCTGTCACTGACCACCAATCAGAATCTCCTACGAGGTCTGCtgacacaaacaggaagtgactcaGAGACCAGTCAGGAAACAGTCCAGTACATCAAGACAAAGATCAATGAGgatctgtctgcagagaagagCATCAATCTGTTCCACTGTCTGAATGAACTGAAGGATCGTTCTCTAGTGGAGCAGATCCAACAGTCCCTGAGATCAGGACGTCTCTCCAGAAAAAATCTGTCTCCTGCTGAGTGGTCAGCTCTGGTCTTCATCTTACTGTCATCAGAAAAAGACCTGGATGTGTTTGACCTGAAGAAATACTCTGCTTCAGAGGAGGCTCTTCTGAGGCTGCTGCCAGTGGTCAAAGCCTCCAACAAAGCTCTGTAGGCGAACTCACAACTGCACTGATAAAAGTAGTCTGTATTTAGAAACATCAACTTATTTCTACCTCTGTTTCTGTTCTAGACTGAGTGGCTGTAACCtctcagagagaagctgtggaGCTCTGTCCTCAGTCCTCAGCTCCTCCAGTCTCAGAGATCTGGACCTGAGTAACAACGACCTGCAGGATTTAGGAATTGAGCAACTTTGTTGTAGACTTATCGATCCACGGTCTAAGTTGGAGTTTCTCAGGTCTGGATGCCACAACTTCTATCTAATTGATCAAGACCTTTGTGAGTTCTTGTTTGACTAACCTAAAGTCTTTTACAGGCTGAGTGTCTGTAACCtctcagagagaagctgtggaGCTCTGTCCTCAGTCCTCAGCTCCTCCAGTCTCAGAGATCTGGACCTGAGTAACAACgacctgcaggattcaggagtgaCGCTGCTGTCTTCTGGACTGGAGAGTCCACACTGCAGACTGGACTCTCTCAGGTTAGTGCAACAACAATGACAACTGAGTCAAAGTCTCCCAACTAGAAAGGTGTAGGAAGTCCAGAAACCTGTGGGACTCAATGAAAAAGATGAGGACCATGTCCCCTGCTAAGAGCAGTATTAATGTGTTCAATGAGGGAGAaagggcaaatgagtgaaatgaTTTTTACTGCAGGTTTGAAACTAGAGACTTCTCACAGGAACAAAAAGAAGCTTTGGACATTTTAGCTGCACTGAACTCTAGTGACTGTTGACCAGCATGTTGTGGAGAGACTTTTTTCACTCATCTGTCCTGATAAGGCACCAGGACCAGACGGCATCTCTGGCCGTTTATGTAAATCCTGCAGTAAAGAATCTGCAGAGGCCTGGTGCCCCATCTAGCAGAAATCTCTGGACACACATTCTGTTCCTTCTATGTGGAAGCGCTCTGTTATTATTCCTGTTCCTAAAAACCAAGCTGTAAAGAGAATCATGACTTTGGCCCAGCAGCTCTTACTTCAGTTGTAATGAAGTGTTTTGAGTAAATTGTGATGAATCTGGTGAAAGAGGAGGTCAGGTGGTTTTTAGATCCTTTTCAGTTTGCATACAGGAACAACAGAGGAACAGATAATGCCATCATAGCTGTGGCACATTTCATTCATCAGCATTTAGAAGATCCTGCCTTTTATACACCTCttttatttgttgattttagGGTGGGGTTATTTATTGATACTCAGTGTCTTATGTTGAAGTGTTTTTCATTCTGGCTGCAGTGTGGGTGAAGAGCCAAAGACAAATGTCTCACTCTGTGGAACACTGAAGTTGATCTGATCTTAGGACGGGTGTTGAAGACTCAAAGTACCATGAGCAGGCCTGGATTCTGGGACTGTAAGGCCTCAGTTCCAGCCTTTTTTATGagtctctgtttgtctctgtgtctgtagtCTGTCTGGCTGTTTGGTCACAGAGGAAGgctgttcttctctggcctcagctctgaGCTCCTCCTGTCTGACAAAGCTAGACCTGAGCTACAATCATccaggagaaggaggagagaaacTACTGTCTGCTCTACAGAAGGATCCACACTGCAGACTGGAGACACTGAggtacagacagaaagacacagagagacagactgTTACTAGCTACTAAAGTTGGCTCTCAGCACTTCAGCTATACAAGggctttatgcctttattttgataggatagTGGATGGATACAGTAGgaaactggagagagagagattattgatttttgAGTACAGGCCTATTGTATAAGAGAGGGATATGAATTTGGAGGAAAATCACTGACTGCAAATGAAGTGGCCCTCTTCTGCTTTGGTGATTTTTATGATGGTTATCAAACAGCTCTCAGATGTGCTACTGCCACCATCTGGTGATAGTCCTGCATAACAAGCAGAAAAACTAAAGGAAAATGAAGACAGATGAAGAATGAAAGTGTTTGAATCTATCCTGACCCATCCCTGATGTGTAAACTGGCTCTGTTTCTTCCTCCAGGCTGGACCATGGTGGACGGCACAGACTGAAACCAGGTCTAAAGAAGTGTGAGTGTCTGAGTTTTTGATTTGTGAGAACACAATGATGAATTTGACTCCTGAATCAGGTAAGGATCTGAAGCAACAATGATTGAGGCTGTGTCTGAATCCATCTCAGTCTCTGGGTCTGAGAGTATGAACGTCCACGTTCACAATCACTGACATTCAtcaaacagaaacagttttAGAGTTCTGAGGAGAGGAAACACTACGGCTCAGTCCCTCTGAGGCTGGATTAGACTTTTGCTGTGTGTCATTTTGACGGACAGGGTCTTAACATTTCCATCATATCGGTCAAtcagtcattttaattttttctctttaatatttATACATATAAAATAATGCAGTGGCTCCCAGAGTGGGCTGTGGGCCACCCCAAGGGGGGGGCTGCCCAGCAAGGCTAAGCAACATCAGCTAGCGTGTAAGGTTTGTTctagaaaaactcaaaattgaGGACCCAAATACaggtaaaaactcaaaaaaaggattttatcaaacaaagaaaaggacTTACTTAAAAACTAAACCTGCAGAATTCAAAAACTAACTTAACCACACTGGAGAATCTCTTGAagaaacacagaggagaaacaCACAGATGACATTGGAGGATGGAGGACGATGACATCTGATGAGCTGACAAAGTACAGGGAGAAACAAAAGACCTAAATACACAGTGAGCGATGCACAAGGAGAGACAAGTGTGGGTAACGAgactcaggtgaaactagtgagggtaattACAGTGGAGAgaaactgaggcaggaagaaaaactgaaatcaaacacaaggaaggcaactacaaaataaaggGGAGCAaggaaacaaatacaaacacagggagtcagactaaacatgaaacaaaggGGACCTGGAACAATGCCAacgcagaggaaaaaaaacaaactcaataCCCAAAAAGTACAAACTCTGAAAACCTTAATACAAAGTAcacaacacaaggagggaaactcaaacaggCAGGGAAAAAGAGTTACTAAACACACTGGAACTATAcaagaaataatgaaacacaatacaataataactttattcatccccaaaggaaaattcatttgtctggagtctcatgtAGTCATCTGTTTAGTAGAATTACAAAGTCTGATTGCTGATGGTATAAAAGATCTTCTATATCTGTTTCATCCTGCAgcaaagagagaggagccgttgttttttttttggtcatttaaggTGATATGAAGTGGATAATCCATGGCTCCCAGAATGGCCTCCATCTTCTTCACTGTGTGTCTCTCCACCTCAGAACACTTGCATTAAACAGAACATCTGCaacatcttactgcagatgtctattgatcaaAGTattctcaggcaaaagaggtggctctgcccctttttgtagatgtagtctatgtttttagaccagtccaatttattattcaggtgtacacctaaatatttattcGATGTCACCACCTCTATGTccacgccacaagtgttcactggttGAAGAGGGAGTTTGGATCTGtggaaatctatgatcatttcctttgtctttgaatTGTTGAGTAgcaggcagtttttgtgactccagtcactgaaggcacttatcagatccctgtattcggcttcttgtccatttctgatacatgccacGATAGCTGTGTCATTTGAGTATTTCtggatgtggcaggactcagtgctgtatttgaagtctgatgtatacagtgtgaacagggatggagccaggactgtcccttgtggagcccctgtactgctcattaatgtcccagaaacacagttccccagcctgacaaactgtggccttcctgtcaggtaatctgtgatccaagaaacacaggaaggatccACTCCCATCTCCATGAGCTTGTTTTTGAGTATGGTAGGTTGGATGGAGTTGAATGcgtttgaaaaatcaaagaacatgatCCTCACATAAACTCCAGGTTCCTCCAGATGAGACAGGGCACGGTGAAGCATGAAGAGGATGGCATCATCCACTCCAATGTGATCTTTGTATGCAAACTGCAGGCAATCGGGTTTGTCTTTGACCTCAAGCCTCAGTAGACGTAGAATCAGCCGCTCCAGAGTTTTCATAATGTATGAGGTAAGGGCAATTGTTCTGTAGTCATTTAGTTCAGCAGACTTTAATGTCCTTTCCCTCCTAAAAACATCCTTATATGTAGGCAGCAGATGCACGCAGTTATAGTCCGTGGAGCCAAGCGGAGGAAGAGGAATTGACTTAAAAGCATCCTACACCAGGGATGGGTACCGAATTCGGTGCTTTTATTGGCACCGACCGAATTCTTTTGGTACTACCGAGTACCGATTCACGTGAAATCAAATGGTACCATGTTTTGGTACCTAAATgcatccttgtgactgcaagagagtggaagagtacTCAATTTTCCATGCTGGACACGAATGCAGCTTTGCACGCACGTGAACACCAAACttaatcaacaaaacaagcatggccAACAGCTCCCACTGTTTCCTGCTCGCTTgcttccttccctctctctttctcataCCGAATTCTCGCTTTAAACATTGTGATTTGCCtgtttatcatgtggatatctaCTAGCAATACGATATCCTATCGTTTACGAtatacagtgaaaaaaaactttccacgatgagaaaacagcatttaatgATAATTAACGATAAACTATGGTTGATGACGTATGTGTCTCCGTCGCGCACACATATGTCATCAACTGCAATACACTCGTAACTCACATGCAGAAGCATAACAAACATGGCAGAAGGCGGAGGTGAAATGGAGGATGATTTTGTTGCGAAACGAGGAGCTACCTCCATTATCTGGAAATGGTTTGGTTACAGGAAATCAGGCATGGAGCAGACAACGGTAATATGCAAATTTTACCAAAAAACTTTGCTTGCAAAGGATGGCAACGCATCCAATTTATTTCAccacctcaaacacacacaccggAGTATGAGAAAAGCCAGACAATGCAGGAGGAGCCGCGGCAGCCACGTCTAGTAAAGCTAAGATAGTTCCAACTCAGACGAGAGTTGTGGACGCATTTTCACACTGCATGCCATATGATAAGCAAAGTAAATGATGGAAGGAGTTGACGGAGGCAGTGGCATTTTGCCTGGCAAAAGACATGTTGCCACTCCAAACCGTCGAGAAGCAGGGATTCATGCAGATGATCCACAAAATGGACGCTAGATAGAACATGCCTTTGGGGAAGTATTTTTCCAAAACAGCCCTGCCAGCGATGTATGAAGAGTGTCGTGAACGATTACAAGCAGATCTGAGTACAATGGAATTTTATGCCTTGACTACAGACATGTGGAGTAGCCGAGCAGCAGAGCCATACATTAGTCTCACAGCCCACTATATTACGAGTGACTGGAGTTTAAACAGCTGTTGCCTAcagacaagtttttttttttttcccgaTGACCACACGGGCGAAAATATCGTATGTGGATTGAAACAGTTTCTCCAGGAGTGGGATTTGGACGAGGATAAACAAGTGTGCCTTACAACAGACAGTGGAGCTAATGTTGTCAAAGCAGCGCAAGACTGTCTTGCTTTGGCCATACCCTACACATCGCTACTGGTAAGCTTACTCTTTCTCTCTTAAGGTATTTTATGCATGCACACTAAGCAAACATTCATTTCATTTGCATAAtctttaatgttaatgttagaTTACTTAGCTTTTTTTCCTGGTAATAACTCATTTTGAACCgaaatactgttaaaaaaaaaaaaaaaaaaaaaaaaaaaggtcacacactctaatattttgttggaccgcctttagctttgattacagcatgtATTTGcggtggcattgtttcgataagcttctgcaatgtcacaagatttatttccatccagtgttgcattaattttttcaccaagatcttgtactgatgatgggagagtctgaccactgcgcaaagccttctccagcacatcccaaagattctcaacggggttaaggtctggactctgtggtggccaatccatgttttaaaatgatgtctcatgctccctgaaccactctttcacagaTTTAgcctgatgaatcctggcattgtcatcttggaatatgcccatgccattagggaagaaaaaatccattgatggaataacctggtcattcagtatattcaggtaatcggctgacctcattctttgggcacataatgttgctgaacctagacctgaccgactgcagcaaccccagatcatagcactgcccccacagaTTTGTAGAggaggcactaggcatgatgggtgcatcagtTCACcttgcctctcttcttaccctgatgcccccatcactctggaacagggtaaatctggactcatcacaccacatgaccttcttccattcctccagagtccaatctttatgctccctagcaaactgaagccttttttgcatgccaataatttgacccttcttaaacagatgaacatcttttccatgaccacaggatgtgtctttcgacatggttgtttaagaaatgagaagttggtcattgcatcagctggggttaaataacttgttgccagctgaaagataatcgcccatgcagtaattatccaataggaggctcgtacctatttgcttagttcaatccaggtggcaactttttttttttttggccaggcagtgtatgtaCTCAGGATACAGacatatataaaaca from Cheilinus undulatus linkage group 13, ASM1832078v1, whole genome shotgun sequence includes:
- the LOC121520092 gene encoding NLR family CARD domain-containing protein 3-like isoform X2: MEEQSPDSPEPSCVSMKSDRSKGGFINFKQSADGSIRMEEQSPDSPEPSCVSMKSDWSKGGFINFKQSADGSIRMEEQSPDSPEPSCVSMKSDRSKDDFLNFRQSADGRGQLETSEFFNDQSKQHQTELDSIFMLLEENIITFVKKELKRFQKALSQENPERHSEDEEVLVGEDEEQRSSREAFVKITENFLRRMKQYELADCLRNRISASVCQHKLKSNLKEKFQCVFEGMAKAGNPTLLNQIYTELYITEGGTGEVNYEHEVRQMETTSRKAHRAETSIRQEDIFKAPPGRDEPIRRVMTKGMAGIGKTVLTQKFSLDWAEGKANQDIQFTFPFTFRELNVLKEKKFSLVELLHHFFTETKEAGLCRFEDFQVAFIFDGLDECRLPLDFNKTQILTDVTKSTSVDVLLTNLIRGNLLPSARLWITTRPAAANQIPPGCVDMVTEVRGFTDPQKEEYFRKRFRDEEQASRIISHIKTSRSLHIMCHIPVFCWITATVLEDLLKTREGGRLPKTLTEMFIYFLVVQSKVKSIKYDGGAETDPHWSPDSRKMMESLGKLAFEQLQKGNLIFYETDLTECGMDMRAASVYSGVFTQVFREERGLYQDTVFCFIHLSVQEFLAALHVHQTFINSGVNLMEEEQTASRSTMTQLYQSAVDQALLSPNGHLDLFLRFLLGLSLTTNQNLLRGLLTQTGSDSETSQETVQYIKTKINEDLSAEKSINLFHCLNELKDRSLVEQIQQSLRSGRLSRKNLSPAEWSALVFILLSSEKDLDVFDLKKYSASEEALLRLLPVVKASNKALLSGCNLSERSCGALSSVLSSSSLRDLDLSNNDLQDLGIEQLCCRLIDPRSKLEFLRLSVCNLSERSCGALSSVLSSSSLRDLDLSNNDLQDSGVTLLSSGLESPHCRLDSLSLSGCLVTEEGCSSLASALSSSCLTKLDLSYNHPGEGGEKLLSALQKDPHCRLETLRLDHGGRHRLKPGLKKYACELEVDTNTVNRRLKLSDNNRTVTRVEEDQPYPDHPDRFDCPQLLCRTGLTGRCYWEVEWRGGVYVSVSYRGIRRRGDSVFGHNDQSWSLICSDGRYRVLHNDIVTNISSSSSSSGRVGVYLDHPAGSLSFYRVSSDRLIHLHTFNTTFTEPLYPGFRFWLCSGSSVSL